One genomic segment of Desulfomicrobium sp. ZS1 includes these proteins:
- a CDS encoding response regulator transcription factor, whose translation MTKKRILLVEDDHLLRMGLKSMIDLHGEYVIDDDVANGKDALRSFKMKKQDVILLDLRLPDIPGTEVLQRIRQIEPSVKVIVLTASDDNDFIFDALEHGANAYVLKGANPDELFLAVHYALDGGLFISPHLAKVIVRDYLLVNRQRKALPPMKNLTVREKEIVRHIIDGWKSKEIAESLFISIKTVDKHRSNILGKLGINSSNQLRHGSLFLPED comes from the coding sequence ATGACGAAAAAAAGAATTCTCCTGGTCGAAGATGACCATCTGCTGCGGATGGGGCTTAAATCCATGATCGACCTGCATGGCGAGTACGTGATCGACGATGACGTCGCCAATGGAAAAGATGCACTGCGATCATTTAAAATGAAAAAGCAGGACGTGATTCTGCTTGATTTGCGACTTCCGGATATTCCCGGTACGGAAGTTCTGCAAAGGATCAGACAAATCGAGCCGAGCGTGAAGGTCATTGTGCTCACAGCCAGCGACGACAACGACTTCATCTTCGATGCTCTGGAACATGGCGCCAATGCCTATGTTCTCAAAGGGGCGAACCCGGACGAACTTTTCCTGGCCGTGCACTATGCCCTGGACGGCGGTCTGTTTATCAGTCCCCATCTGGCCAAGGTTATTGTCCGGGACTACCTTCTTGTGAACCGGCAACGCAAAGCCCTGCCTCCCATGAAAAACCTTACAGTCCGCGAAAAAGAAATTGTAAGGCACATCATAGATGGCTGGAAAAGCAAGGAAATCGCGGAATCACTCTTCATCAGCATAAAGACGGTGGACAAACACCGCTCCAACATTCTGGGCAAGCTCGGCATCAACAGCAGCAACCAGTTGCGCCACGGGAGTCTTTTTTTGCCGGAAGACTAA
- a CDS encoding response regulator, which produces MQESNSSCPRKTVLVVDDDEICRCVTSEILENLGVTVHHAADAGRAICLAKANHYDLILLDLYMPSMNGIDLARILQESGAAAEDRIFLLTGEEPEAVLKKIQAGNTLRIFHKPLERTQIMSFFSTQKNGELPEAATVHTVKIKGFDMSLALANFLGNESAFFSILREFPRYGATFISDYSSYLKAKNIKECLRLAHSLKGSSLMIGATEINRVAKELESACYSASDVQRIEEAYKKIEAKILEASKNVKNHFQQHGNA; this is translated from the coding sequence ATGCAAGAAAGCAATTCATCCTGTCCCCGAAAAACGGTCCTCGTGGTCGATGATGACGAAATATGCCGCTGCGTCACCTCCGAAATTTTGGAAAATCTGGGGGTTACAGTCCACCATGCTGCGGACGCTGGTCGGGCGATATGCCTTGCAAAAGCAAATCACTACGACCTGATCCTGCTCGACCTGTACATGCCCTCCATGAACGGCATAGACCTCGCGAGGATCCTGCAGGAAAGCGGCGCCGCCGCGGAAGATAGAATTTTTCTGCTGACGGGCGAAGAACCGGAAGCCGTATTGAAAAAAATACAGGCGGGAAACACGCTTCGAATCTTCCACAAGCCCCTGGAAAGAACTCAGATCATGTCTTTCTTCTCCACCCAAAAAAATGGAGAACTACCCGAGGCGGCCACTGTTCACACCGTAAAAATCAAGGGCTTTGACATGTCTTTGGCCCTAGCGAATTTCCTGGGGAACGAATCCGCGTTTTTCAGCATCTTGCGTGAGTTTCCCCGCTACGGAGCGACGTTCATCTCCGACTACTCATCGTATTTGAAGGCCAAAAACATCAAGGAATGCCTACGCCTTGCACACAGCCTCAAAGGGTCATCACTCATGATCGGCGCTACCGAGATAAACAGGGTGGCAAAAGAACTCGAATCGGCATGCTACTCTGCCTCAGACGTGCAGCGTATCGAAGAAGCCTACAAAAAAATTGAAGCCAAAATCCTTGAAGCTTCGAAAAACGTCAAAAACCACTTTCAGCAGCACGGCAACGCATAA
- a CDS encoding cysteine synthase, translating to MIHPTILSLIGATPVVYLNRVFPHPRIRLATKLEAQNVGGSIKDRVALAMIEAAEASGELTPDKTVIEATSGNTGVGLAMVCAVKGYKLTLLMPDSASEERKRIMRAFGAELRLTPGRLGTDGAIEEAYRLAREEPQTYVLMDQFNNPASIAAHYMGTGREIIEQTEGRATHVVISLGTSGTAMGIARRMKESAPGIRVVAVEPYAGHKIQGLKNMQESYPPGIYDKRALDRIIHVEDEEAFACARQLAREEGILSGMSAGAALAGALRIARELDEAGEEGLIVFICPDTGERYLSTTLFSPLARHGLGVRNVATGCLECLGSPAGGHALFTPGPSLDDLGELDVWRRIVWLDVLAKALVERGQSVRLAVGLADMDDRALAAAREAKVGLKDFGLQAREFMLAHAKALGVSDTVLFPLAGASQERALGLARKLLVKGQAYEKLRSVYFDVTRDKTYGQISCVDTAGMNLGYTVDLADYVKDNPADFTLLKRATLQDLKLGDVIETEWGKVRPSWFLQLAATALDALGSVSVMFAAESHRFPHLDNFSAIWSAGAGVRPMAWMVSQPVTPREPGEAVPSLAEALEIAGTGPALRLWLLSASYLKSLAYSPESLVMWVKNQNRLQDAYVSASLGGAGTGVSAELEQAIYDLKTAFATALDDNLDLAHFWPALFAFAKTVNSRAGKMSVDEAALVAEQLLVCDRVLGYLDHARLPLAEKSWPREAADLVGRREEARKAKDFVRADALRMELAEMGLRLEDHPAGVRLFRRT from the coding sequence ATGATTCATCCGACCATTCTCTCCCTCATCGGGGCCACTCCCGTTGTGTATCTGAACCGCGTGTTCCCGCATCCGCGCATCCGCCTGGCGACCAAGCTCGAAGCCCAGAACGTGGGCGGGTCCATCAAGGACCGCGTGGCCCTGGCCATGATCGAGGCGGCCGAGGCGTCGGGCGAACTCACGCCGGACAAGACCGTCATCGAGGCCACCAGCGGGAACACCGGCGTGGGGCTGGCCATGGTCTGCGCGGTCAAGGGCTATAAATTGACCCTGCTCATGCCCGATTCGGCCTCGGAGGAGCGAAAGCGCATCATGCGGGCCTTCGGCGCGGAACTGCGGCTCACTCCGGGGCGGCTCGGCACGGACGGCGCCATCGAGGAAGCCTATCGCCTGGCCCGTGAAGAGCCGCAGACCTACGTGCTCATGGACCAATTCAACAATCCGGCCAGCATTGCCGCGCACTACATGGGCACGGGCCGCGAAATCATAGAGCAGACCGAAGGGCGGGCCACCCATGTGGTCATCAGCCTCGGCACCTCGGGCACGGCCATGGGCATCGCGAGGCGCATGAAGGAATCGGCCCCCGGTATCCGGGTCGTGGCGGTCGAGCCCTATGCCGGCCACAAGATCCAGGGCCTCAAGAACATGCAGGAGTCCTATCCGCCCGGCATCTATGACAAGCGCGCCCTGGACCGGATCATCCATGTCGAGGATGAAGAGGCTTTCGCCTGCGCCCGCCAGTTGGCGCGGGAAGAGGGGATTCTGTCCGGAATGAGCGCGGGCGCGGCCCTGGCCGGAGCCCTGCGTATCGCCAGGGAACTGGACGAGGCCGGGGAAGAGGGGCTCATTGTATTCATCTGCCCCGACACCGGGGAGCGCTATCTTTCGACCACGCTTTTTTCTCCCCTGGCCCGGCATGGGCTCGGGGTGCGCAACGTCGCCACAGGATGCCTGGAATGTCTGGGCAGCCCTGCCGGCGGGCACGCGCTGTTCACGCCGGGACCGAGCCTTGACGACCTGGGCGAGCTGGATGTCTGGCGGCGCATTGTCTGGCTGGACGTCCTGGCCAAGGCCCTGGTCGAGCGGGGGCAGAGCGTGCGCCTGGCCGTGGGCCTGGCGGACATGGATGATCGCGCCCTGGCGGCGGCCCGGGAGGCGAAGGTTGGATTGAAGGACTTCGGGCTGCAGGCGAGGGAGTTCATGCTCGCCCACGCGAAAGCCCTGGGCGTGTCGGATACGGTGCTCTTTCCCCTGGCCGGAGCCAGTCAGGAGCGCGCCCTGGGCCTTGCACGCAAGCTGCTGGTCAAGGGGCAGGCCTACGAGAAGCTCCGGTCCGTCTATTTCGACGTGACCCGGGACAAGACCTATGGGCAGATCTCGTGCGTGGACACGGCGGGCATGAATCTGGGCTATACCGTGGACCTGGCCGACTATGTGAAGGATAATCCGGCCGACTTCACACTCCTCAAGAGGGCCACCTTGCAGGATCTCAAGCTCGGCGACGTGATCGAGACCGAATGGGGCAAGGTCCGGCCGAGCTGGTTTCTGCAATTGGCGGCCACCGCCCTGGACGCCCTGGGTTCGGTCTCGGTCATGTTCGCGGCCGAGTCGCATCGTTTTCCGCATCTGGACAATTTCAGCGCCATCTGGAGCGCCGGGGCCGGGGTGCGGCCCATGGCCTGGATGGTGTCCCAGCCCGTGACCCCGCGAGAACCGGGTGAGGCGGTGCCGTCGCTCGCGGAAGCCCTCGAAATCGCGGGCACAGGACCTGCCCTGCGGCTGTGGCTGCTGTCCGCGTCCTATCTCAAATCCTTGGCTTATTCGCCGGAAAGTCTTGTCATGTGGGTCAAAAATCAGAACCGGCTGCAGGACGCCTATGTGTCTGCATCTCTGGGCGGCGCTGGAACGGGCGTATCTGCGGAGCTTGAGCAGGCGATTTACGACCTGAAAACCGCTTTTGCTACGGCCCTCGACGACAATCTTGATCTGGCCCATTTCTGGCCGGCGCTCTTCGCTTTCGCCAAGACCGTCAATTCGCGGGCCGGCAAGATGAGTGTGGACGAGGCCGCGCTGGTGGCCGAGCAGCTTCTGGTCTGCGACCGGGTGCTGGGTTATCTGGATCACGCGCGTCTGCCGCTGGCTGAAAAATCCTGGCCGCGCGAGGCTGCCGATCTGGTCGGACGTCGTGAGGAGGCCCGCAAGGCAAAGGATTTTGTCCGGGCTGACGCGCTACGCATGGAGTTGGCCGAAATGGGCCTTCGGCTTGAGGATCATCCCGCCGGGGTGCGTCTTTTCCGAAGGACATGA
- a CDS encoding bifunctional diguanylate cyclase/phosphodiesterase: protein MEKIDLLWMHIHDLFKMLDRQAATKDFKLRAPEEPFTEVGHIAHRYNHVLDALHDAVSKTEAIVKTAADAIIVFTTDTQRIISANPGASLIFGHPVLHLEGMTIPELLPAWEMSGSGDSGTSLPHAMRSSNQVEVMGRRANGTEVTLEAVITQSSGRQGDFFIGTFRDISERKLYENELRKAEENFRSIFENAVEGIFRTNTQGRYMQANPALARIYGFESPAELMRHYDDISRQLYVEAGRREEFIRLLGDKEEIFDFESAIRRKDGSVIWISENARAVKDAAGNVLCYEGTVMDITQRRAMQQALDRQMALFGQLFEDSPLAIALVDTVGRIAQVNGGFERLFGYRRADILGKDNRLFIVPEEQLSEINSIRQRILDGETVQRETLRRTSRGDIVPVNLLGHPVRIGGEITNIFWIYQDISERKEFERQITHQAFHDSLTGLPNRSLFRERLGRAVERTKRRPDYHFAAMLIDLNKFKWVNDSLGHQAGDALLVEIASRLNSCVRRVDTVARLGGDEFAVLLEEFRTNKEVISVASRIQSEVRRAFLWNGKEILSGASVGIVLQTRGYERSEDILRDADIAMYKAKERGRGHLVFHNRMRQEVLEVITMENELRRAIEGNSLELHYQPIFDVDGGKLEGFEALVRWRHPERGMIMPDRFIPLAEESGLIVPLGQWVVNAACRQLKSWDDESGAGGYGLTMSVNLSCKQFAQHTLVDMILRALRENDIAPPRLKLEITESAIILDPAAATEKLRRLKEIGVLLAVDDFGTGYSSLSYLRQFPMDILKIDRSFISGTDTPKENAEIVRSIVDMAHSLGLRVTAEGVETQEQLERLQSINCDRAQGYMFSKPMAPEDAGSMIRAAVLDGGSN from the coding sequence ATGGAAAAAATAGACTTACTCTGGATGCACATTCACGATCTTTTTAAAATGCTCGACAGGCAGGCCGCCACCAAGGATTTCAAACTGCGCGCCCCCGAGGAACCCTTCACGGAAGTCGGGCATATCGCCCACCGCTACAATCACGTGCTGGACGCCCTGCACGACGCCGTCTCCAAGACCGAAGCCATTGTCAAAACAGCCGCCGACGCGATCATCGTCTTCACCACGGACACGCAGCGCATCATCTCCGCCAACCCCGGCGCGAGCCTCATCTTCGGGCATCCCGTCCTGCATCTGGAAGGGATGACCATCCCCGAGCTGCTGCCGGCCTGGGAAATGTCCGGTTCAGGCGACAGCGGAACATCCTTGCCGCACGCCATGCGCTCAAGCAATCAGGTGGAGGTCATGGGACGCAGGGCCAACGGCACAGAGGTGACCCTTGAGGCCGTGATCACGCAGTCGAGCGGACGCCAGGGAGACTTTTTCATCGGCACGTTCCGCGACATCTCCGAACGCAAGCTCTACGAGAACGAGCTGCGCAAGGCCGAAGAGAACTTTCGCAGCATCTTTGAAAACGCCGTCGAAGGAATCTTCCGCACCAACACCCAGGGACGCTACATGCAGGCCAACCCCGCGCTGGCGAGAATTTACGGATTTGAAAGCCCGGCCGAACTCATGCGCCACTACGACGACATAAGCCGCCAGCTCTATGTCGAAGCCGGCCGCAGGGAGGAGTTCATCCGGTTGCTAGGGGATAAGGAGGAGATTTTCGATTTCGAATCGGCCATACGCCGCAAGGACGGCTCCGTCATCTGGATTTCGGAGAATGCCCGGGCAGTGAAGGACGCGGCAGGGAATGTCCTCTGCTACGAGGGCACGGTCATGGACATCACCCAGCGCCGCGCCATGCAGCAGGCCCTGGACCGGCAGATGGCCCTCTTCGGTCAGCTGTTCGAGGATTCCCCCCTGGCCATCGCCCTGGTGGATACCGTGGGCCGCATCGCCCAAGTCAACGGCGGCTTCGAGAGACTTTTCGGCTACAGGCGAGCCGACATCCTGGGCAAGGACAACAGGCTCTTCATCGTGCCCGAGGAGCAGCTGTCCGAGATCAACAGCATCCGCCAGCGCATCCTCGACGGCGAGACGGTGCAGCGGGAGACGCTGCGGCGGACCAGCCGGGGCGACATCGTCCCGGTCAACCTTCTGGGCCATCCGGTGCGCATCGGCGGCGAGATCACCAACATCTTCTGGATCTACCAGGACATCTCCGAACGCAAGGAGTTCGAACGGCAGATCACCCATCAGGCCTTCCACGACTCCCTGACCGGCCTGCCGAACCGCTCCCTCTTCCGGGAACGCCTCGGGCGCGCCGTAGAGAGAACAAAACGCCGGCCCGACTATCACTTCGCCGCCATGCTCATCGATCTGAACAAGTTCAAATGGGTCAACGATTCCCTCGGGCATCAGGCCGGCGACGCCCTGCTGGTGGAAATTGCCTCGCGCCTGAATTCGTGCGTTCGCCGCGTGGACACCGTGGCCAGGCTGGGTGGTGACGAGTTCGCGGTCCTGCTTGAGGAATTCCGGACCAACAAGGAGGTCATCAGCGTGGCCAGCCGCATCCAGAGCGAGGTGCGCCGCGCCTTTCTCTGGAATGGCAAGGAGATCCTCTCCGGGGCCAGCGTGGGCATCGTGCTGCAGACGCGGGGCTACGAGCGATCCGAGGACATTCTGCGGGACGCGGATATCGCCATGTACAAGGCCAAGGAGCGCGGACGCGGACATCTGGTTTTTCACAACCGCATGCGTCAGGAGGTGCTGGAAGTCATAACCATGGAGAATGAGCTGCGCAGGGCTATCGAAGGAAATAGCCTCGAACTCCACTATCAGCCGATTTTCGATGTCGACGGCGGCAAACTCGAAGGGTTCGAGGCCCTCGTGCGATGGCGGCATCCAGAGCGCGGCATGATCATGCCCGACCGCTTCATTCCCCTGGCCGAAGAATCCGGGCTGATCGTGCCCCTGGGACAGTGGGTGGTCAATGCGGCCTGCAGGCAGCTCAAAAGCTGGGACGACGAAAGCGGGGCCGGGGGCTATGGCCTGACCATGAGTGTCAACCTCTCCTGCAAGCAGTTCGCCCAGCACACCCTGGTCGATATGATCTTAAGAGCGCTGCGCGAGAACGACATTGCCCCGCCGCGCCTGAAGCTGGAAATCACCGAAAGCGCCATCATCCTCGACCCCGCCGCCGCCACGGAGAAGCTGCGCCGGTTGAAGGAGATAGGCGTGCTCCTGGCGGTGGACGATTTCGGCACCGGCTATTCTTCCTTAAGCTACCTGCGCCAGTTTCCCATGGACATCCTCAAGATCGACCGTTCCTTCATCAGCGGCACGGACACGCCCAAGGAGAACGCCGAGATCGTCCGCTCCATCGTGGACATGGCCCACAGCCTGGGCCTCAGAGTCACCGCCGAAGGCGTGGAGACGCAGGAACAGCTTGAACGCCTACAATCCATCAACTGCGACCGCGCCCAAGGCTACATGTTCTCAAAACCCATGGCTCCGGAAGACGCCGGGAGCATGATTCGCGCAGCGGTTTTGGATGGGGGCTCGAACTGA
- a CDS encoding methyl-accepting chemotaxis protein encodes MIFLQFWKGIQKPGAESLADQKSAADTRTDAALLDAVAGAISLQRLSSPLDALGERLKATTEAGLRQVAVIEEHTAAVVNRADTVNGHALRQAEMAQAAVEHMASLETRLGEVELRVEELSAAMSELLGFVGTVETRIKGIGSIAHAIRDIAANTNMLALNATIEAAHAGAAGKGFGVIANEIRTLSHQTVDATTRVDGQNEEIGRNVAAMVEAVRRVEGFVGRIQTSMSACLEDARVARPCVEEGGMLAVDLRGESQNIVQDVAAVQESLVALHDGSASQAGEAETLAVHARQVSETSESQLAAVGRLRFAAHEQARGAVEILVRDADVSSMERRRVETALRRALSQGLFELLYVTDAKGRQIVDNMGQITTAYGDTGLGKDWSQRPWFRHPAGQRETYVSDFYRSAATDAYCLTVSAPILDASDTLLGVLGADVDLGRLVELARNQQAD; translated from the coding sequence ATGATTTTCTTACAATTTTGGAAAGGCATACAGAAACCGGGCGCTGAATCGCTCGCAGACCAAAAATCCGCCGCTGACACGCGCACTGATGCAGCGTTGCTTGATGCCGTGGCCGGGGCCATCTCCTTGCAGCGTTTGTCATCGCCCCTTGACGCCCTCGGGGAGCGGCTCAAGGCCACCACCGAGGCCGGGCTGCGTCAGGTCGCGGTCATCGAGGAGCATACGGCCGCAGTGGTCAACCGGGCCGACACCGTAAACGGCCACGCATTGCGCCAGGCCGAGATGGCGCAGGCCGCCGTGGAGCACATGGCCAGTCTGGAGACCCGCCTTGGCGAGGTGGAGTTGCGCGTGGAAGAGCTTTCAGCCGCCATGAGCGAACTGCTCGGCTTCGTGGGCACGGTGGAGACGCGCATCAAAGGCATCGGCTCTATTGCCCACGCCATTCGCGACATCGCCGCCAACACCAACATGCTCGCCCTCAACGCCACCATCGAGGCGGCTCATGCCGGGGCGGCGGGAAAAGGATTCGGCGTCATCGCCAACGAAATCCGGACCCTCTCCCACCAGACCGTCGACGCCACCACGCGGGTCGACGGACAGAACGAGGAGATCGGACGGAATGTCGCTGCCATGGTAGAGGCCGTGCGCCGGGTGGAGGGCTTTGTGGGGCGGATACAGACGTCCATGAGCGCCTGCCTGGAGGACGCGCGGGTGGCCCGCCCATGCGTGGAGGAAGGAGGCATGCTGGCTGTGGACCTGCGCGGCGAGAGCCAGAACATCGTGCAGGACGTGGCCGCCGTGCAGGAGAGCCTTGTAGCCCTGCACGACGGCAGCGCCTCCCAGGCCGGGGAAGCCGAGACCCTGGCCGTCCATGCCAGGCAGGTCAGCGAGACGTCCGAAAGCCAGCTCGCGGCCGTGGGCAGGCTTCGCTTCGCCGCGCATGAGCAGGCCAGAGGCGCCGTTGAGATCCTGGTGCGCGACGCCGACGTCAGCTCCATGGAACGCCGCCGGGTGGAAACCGCCCTGCGCCGCGCCCTGAGCCAGGGGCTCTTCGAACTGCTCTATGTGACCGACGCCAAAGGCAGGCAGATCGTGGACAACATGGGGCAAATCACGACGGCCTACGGCGACACCGGGCTTGGCAAGGATTGGTCCCAGCGCCCCTGGTTCCGCCATCCTGCCGGACAACGGGAAACCTACGTCTCGGACTTCTACCGCTCCGCCGCCACCGACGCCTACTGCCTCACGGTCTCCGCGCCCATCCTCGACGCCTCCGATACGCTGCTCGGAGTGCTCGGTGCCGACGTAGACCTTGGCCGCCTCGTCGAACTGGCCCGAAACCAACAGGCAGACTAA
- a CDS encoding Fic family protein, translated as MSDRYTTDGFVESQLEPGSNGTVLKNRLGITSLAEMQRAETMALLQTTEAMADFFDQNHRFSAQDLCDMHCHWLGGIYPWAGRFRNVMMSKGGFPFASPAFIPQLMMTFEKEHLAVHTPCQGEDETVAASLAIVHVELVLIHPFREGNGRLSRLLAMLMGLQAGLPMLIFDEMEGVHRERYFAAVQAGMRSNYALMEEIFSRIIAQSRQDE; from the coding sequence ATGAGTGATCGCTACACAACTGATGGCTTTGTAGAAAGCCAGCTCGAGCCTGGCTCCAACGGAACTGTCCTTAAAAACAGGCTGGGCATTACATCGTTAGCTGAGATGCAGCGGGCCGAGACCATGGCACTCTTGCAAACTACTGAAGCCATGGCCGATTTTTTCGATCAAAACCACCGGTTCTCGGCTCAAGATTTGTGCGACATGCACTGTCATTGGCTCGGTGGTATATACCCTTGGGCCGGAAGATTCCGCAATGTCATGATGAGCAAGGGAGGTTTTCCTTTCGCTTCGCCGGCTTTCATTCCTCAGCTCATGATGACCTTTGAGAAAGAGCACTTGGCGGTCCACACTCCTTGCCAAGGGGAGGACGAAACCGTCGCTGCGTCTTTGGCAATCGTGCATGTGGAATTGGTCCTGATCCATCCTTTCCGAGAGGGTAACGGACGCTTATCTCGGCTACTGGCCATGCTTATGGGCCTTCAGGCAGGTTTGCCCATGCTGATTTTCGACGAGATGGAAGGCGTGCACCGTGAACGGTATTTTGCGGCTGTTCAAGCTGGAATGAGGAGCAACTATGCTCTGATGGAAGAAATTTTTTCGCGCATCATCGCGCAGAGTCGGCAGGATGAGTGA
- a CDS encoding TetR/AcrR family transcriptional regulator: MSHTTREHILDVGGRLVHHKGYTATGLQEILSEAGVPKGSFYFYFKSKEEFGLALIDHYRSMLANQAGPILRDESQAPLERLARFFLWFRDNFEREGFIKGCPLGNLTQEMGDVNPAFREKLHESLENLIKAVTIVLKQASERGELASGLEPEATARFIISAWQGALLRMKAAAGPEPLDNFQTMVFQVLLA; the protein is encoded by the coding sequence ATGTCACACACCACCCGCGAACACATCCTCGACGTCGGAGGCCGCCTCGTTCACCACAAGGGGTACACTGCTACTGGCTTGCAGGAGATCCTGTCCGAGGCGGGGGTGCCCAAGGGTTCGTTTTACTTCTATTTCAAGAGCAAGGAAGAATTTGGTCTTGCCCTCATTGACCATTACCGCTCCATGCTCGCAAATCAGGCCGGTCCCATTCTTCGGGACGAGAGTCAGGCGCCGCTGGAGCGGCTGGCCCGATTTTTCCTCTGGTTTCGGGACAATTTTGAGCGCGAAGGATTCATCAAGGGCTGCCCTCTGGGCAACTTGACCCAGGAAATGGGCGACGTGAACCCTGCCTTCCGCGAAAAACTCCACGAGAGCCTGGAAAACCTGATCAAGGCCGTGACCATTGTCCTGAAACAGGCGTCGGAGCGCGGTGAACTGGCGAGCGGACTGGAACCCGAGGCCACGGCCCGATTCATCATTTCGGCCTGGCAAGGGGCGCTTCTGCGCATGAAGGCGGCGGCCGGGCCGGAACCCTTGGACAATTTTCAGACGATGGTGTTTCAAGTCCTTTTGGCTTGA
- a CDS encoding (Fe-S)-binding protein, translating to MSTSSSFMSTDLRSFLERFDFSSCMVCGSCANGCPVTGTPGMAGWDTRKVMRMLANGLVDEVVASDFPWLCTGCGRCAGVCPAGIDIPSVMGHMKSLRPREAVPGSLHKGMANNLATGNNLAISREEYLEGMRDLGADLAEECPGFYVPVDRAGADILFFPNSKEVYGDFEDQFWWWKIFYAACENWTVPSEGWEAVDWALFTGNYEGNRELARRKIEYMRSNAIKTMIMPDCGGGSYGCRKGMSALAAENPDNAVGYVYLYDYLLDLIRQGRIRLDKNVHKGKRFTYHDSCKHGRELAAHYGRGFFDEPREIVAACVDDFVEMTPTREKNFCCGAGGGMWPMPFEQQSAWHARYKYQQIKDSGADVVVVGCSNCRDQIMRRIPKFYPDCTYEVKYIWQLVAEALVIEPWEAERIATAQAEAREQWERLGVEPLGMEPLGTEPLGMEPQEG from the coding sequence GTGAGTACCTCTTCATCTTTTATGAGTACGGATCTGCGCTCCTTTTTGGAGCGCTTTGATTTTTCGTCCTGCATGGTCTGCGGGTCCTGCGCCAATGGCTGTCCGGTCACCGGCACGCCCGGCATGGCGGGGTGGGATACGCGCAAGGTCATGCGCATGCTGGCCAACGGCCTGGTCGACGAGGTCGTTGCGTCGGATTTTCCCTGGCTGTGCACGGGCTGCGGACGCTGCGCCGGGGTTTGTCCGGCGGGCATCGACATCCCTTCCGTCATGGGCCACATGAAGAGCCTGCGCCCGCGCGAGGCGGTGCCGGGCTCCCTGCACAAGGGCATGGCCAACAATCTGGCCACGGGCAACAATCTGGCCATCAGCCGCGAGGAATACCTCGAAGGCATGCGCGATCTGGGCGCGGACCTGGCCGAGGAATGCCCCGGCTTTTACGTGCCGGTGGACCGGGCGGGCGCGGACATCCTCTTTTTTCCCAATTCCAAGGAAGTGTACGGCGATTTCGAGGACCAGTTCTGGTGGTGGAAGATCTTCTATGCCGCCTGCGAGAACTGGACTGTGCCGTCGGAAGGCTGGGAGGCCGTGGACTGGGCGCTCTTCACCGGCAACTACGAAGGAAACAGGGAACTCGCGCGGCGCAAGATCGAATACATGCGCTCAAACGCCATAAAAACCATGATCATGCCGGATTGCGGCGGCGGGTCCTATGGCTGCCGCAAGGGCATGAGTGCGCTGGCGGCGGAGAATCCGGACAATGCCGTGGGGTATGTCTATCTCTACGATTATTTGCTGGATCTCATCCGCCAGGGGCGCATCCGCCTGGACAAGAACGTCCACAAGGGCAAGCGTTTCACCTATCATGACTCCTGCAAGCACGGCCGTGAGCTGGCCGCGCACTATGGACGCGGCTTTTTCGACGAGCCGCGCGAGATCGTGGCGGCCTGCGTCGATGATTTCGTGGAAATGACCCCGACGCGGGAGAAGAATTTTTGTTGCGGCGCGGGCGGCGGCATGTGGCCCATGCCCTTTGAACAGCAGTCGGCCTGGCACGCGCGCTACAAATATCAGCAGATCAAGGATTCGGGCGCGGACGTGGTGGTCGTGGGCTGCTCAAACTGCCGCGACCAGATCATGCGCCGCATCCCCAAATTCTATCCCGACTGCACCTACGAGGTGAAATACATCTGGCAGCTGGTGGCCGAGGCCCTGGTCATCGAACCGTGGGAAGCCGAGCGCATCGCCACGGCGCAGGCCGAGGCGCGGGAGCAGTGGGAGCGGCTCGGGGTGGAGCCGCTCGGGATGGAGCCGCTCGGGACGGAGCCGCTCGGGATGGAGCCGCAGGAAGGGTAG